Part of the Juglans regia cultivar Chandler chromosome 14, Walnut 2.0, whole genome shotgun sequence genome, TTGTACATACGATGGGACGAGCCTgaaaatttgagtattttatgAAAGGATGATTGCATAAATTTCAAAAGAGGGAATTTATGGAAATTCTTTGTAGAATGGAGgcaccattaaaaaatttatcctGCCCTTACATTGGGGaaatgaaaaaggaagaaaCATGGTTCCTTGAACTTGAGCATTTTATCACTTATGCAATGAACCTTAACTGTGTATTGAAGGTCTATGGTGAATTGCATCACACTAAGTTCAACAGGTAGAGTGGTGCTGACAAGCTGCCGCAATGCTTTTACAATGGTCAGCTCCTAATTGAGTATTATTGTATTTGTACTTGTCTTATGTTGTTACATAGTGCCAAAAAAAGgtgtttatttcttcttctgtttttttttttttcaattttctttttgaaggtTGCCAACCTCACCTTATACGCAATTGCTCTAATTGTCTTTGCTGTCACTAAAGCAGAAACAAATGCTGATATTGAAAATCAGGTACATTTACTAAATGAAGTTTCAATCAATTATCACGAACTTTCTTCTGGATTTTAATCATGGTACTTTCCCAAATGAGCAGTACCGCTGGATTgcatacttttcaattttctttggATGCTGCTTCGTGGGCATATTTCTTCTTGGGACGAAAGAGCCAAGGTCAGATTATTATTCTTAACCAATGAAGTTTATAGGGAGTGTTTTGATGGTGCTTTCTTAACGTagcaggaaaaagaaaaggatttcTCACCTTCGTTTTGTAGATGAGCTCCTCATTGTGATCCTATCGTCCcgtgatttttaatataatatcattCTCTACTTTGTTTGGTTAAGAAGTGGAAACTGAATACAAGTGTATttcctgttttattttttgcccATGGACCTAGATTAATGAGGCCCTCATGTTTTAAGACTACATATGTAATTAAAAGTGTAGGTATTTTATGATGCATTTGGTAAGAAACTAGCTGTGCGAAATCGCAACAACTAACCTTAAATTTTCATGATGTTTCAATTAAGAATTAGACAAACATTCATTGTGCGGGTTGAACCCTGCGGTCCCCTCTGAAGATGATCATGCCTGTACACGACTTGATTACAGCAgtcatttgttttcttttgcagATCAAAGGTAGGAGTACAAGGAAATAGCCATGCGAGGATTGCTTGGGCATACTGGTTCAAGAGGGCTCTATATTATGAAGTTGCTCTTGTTTACGTGCTCACCAGATTAGTAACAAATATTTCACAGGTCAGCATGTTCTTGCTtagatgttctcatttaaaaaatggGAAAGCATGTGTGAAACTTAAGTTTACTTTTTGTAACAACatatgaaatgttatttttggGAATATCTTCAGCCTCCAAGAAGAGAAGTCCCTTGAAAGGGACTTTCTTCTTGGAAAATCATTCCCAGTTGTGATTTGCCAAAATTGTTGAGCTACCTTTGTAGTTCTGATATAAAGATGGCTTCTTGTGTTCAGGCATACCTTGCATTCTATGTTATTAATGATCTACGAATGGCCCAATCAGCTAAAGCTCTGGTATGTACACAAACCTTGTCAAAATCTAACTTCTTTCAATCTTATACCATTTTGGAAAATAATGTAAGTTTGATTCTTTTGTCAAACTAATGGGAGCAGGTTCCTGCCATAATCTATATTTGCAGCTTCATCATATCTATGATTCTACAGGTTCCCTTATGAAACTCAGTTCTTTGGTTGAATCTGATTCAtgcatattctttttcttttttccatacATATTCTTTGCTTTATTGATATCTAATCTCCACATTGCAGGAAATTGTGTGGACTGGCCAACGCCTGAAGGCCTATTATTCTGCCGGAGGCATTCTTTGGATATTTTGTGGTGCAGCAATCCTTCTCTTACCAAGAAGCATGAGTGCTTTCATGTactttatatcaatatttattggAATTGCAAATGCTTTGATGACGGTATGATCGAATATTCTGTTCCATCaatgttttactttttttttataagtaataagaaaatttattgacaagtaaataggcatagcctattTAAGAAGGTGAAATAagtgagattaaaaaaaaaaaatacataaacaaataaataaaagcattcCTGCTAGTTTATAGAAACCCTCAACTATACTTGTTGATTTGACATTGGTCATAATAAGTCAATAAGTTAGTACAGGGGAAGTTATTTCTGTTACAGTTAGtaattttatcttcttcttacCTTATTGGCGGTCATGACAAAAGATTGGATTCAATTCTATCTCCAGATATGATTGTTTTGATCACTATATGTATATAGACAATGGATAAGATTTCAACCACTCTTATAAAGTTTAATAGAATGATCTGTTATTTCATGGACTTCGTTACCTCTTAGTAAGAGCATTTTATGAATTAAGATGGAATCTTACGCAAATCCTCACATTTTCTCAATGTACTTGGGAAATTTGGAATTgtcttaattgttttttatcagTCATCAATGGCAAACTCAAGATCAAGAAGCTTGGGTCAGATCAGGAGAATACAGATTTCTTTAGTCAATGCTATAAAACTTTACAACTGACAAATTGGTATAAGAAGTCGTAGGAAACTGGTTGTTATTGTGTCATAATTATGATTCTCAAATCTGGCATATATTTTGTGCATATGCGTGGAGAATGGCGGCCAGGCACTTGCTGTAGAATATCCTAATTTCTTAGTTGCTGCTGATCTAACTGGTAGTAGTAGTAACTTTCATTTTGttatatttcaatttaactTTGTCTCAAATAGAACAGGTGACGGGGGTAAGTATGCAGAGTGTTCTAATTGGTGAGAATCTTGGCGGCTGTGCATTTGTTTGTGGATCCTTGAGTTTCTTGGACAAGATCTCATGTGGGCTTGCCTTGTATGTTCTTCAGTCTCTCCAAAGTAAGTTGTTTGAACCTACATTTTTACAAAACCTTAAACATAAAAGATTCTCTTATAAACTAGGTGTTTGTTGTTGACTGTGTTTGCACACCATGATTatgcatattttaaatatgctttGTAACTACCCAAGGAAAGCCCAAGCTACATTTTGGCTTATCAGGGCTTATACTTAAAAGGAACTGTCAAAGTTGTAATTGGGGGCCGAAAAACTTCTCCCTCATAGGCAACACAGGATCCCATTCATCCTCCTCTTTATATTCAATTCAAAGTGTTACACCCTGTATCATGGGCTGGGGGGAGAGGCTGGGGATTTCGCTCGCTCATAGCTCCCCCGTGCTATGGGAGCCACAAGGTACCCCTCACCCCCAAGTCCTCCATGAGGGTTTAGCTTCAGAGGCCACTTGCTAGGGTTCCCTCTGACCATCACGGCACCTTCACACTATGGAAGCCACTAAATGAGAGCACTAGCGCAAAATTTCAATCCGCCTGTAGCAGCTCCCCCATGCAGTAGCAGCTGCAGGTGAGGCACAAAGGGTGGCCTCCAAAGTCTAGAGCCCAAGGGCCACCCCTCACATCTCATTAGCGAGTGAGTTGCAATAGGGGGAAGTGAGGTTATCCCTCTTCCCCACCACATTGGGGTTGAGGGGAAACCCCTTCCCTTCCATTTTGTGCGATCGAGGTAGGGGCTTGAGGGGGAAACCCTCCCTCCTAATATTTGtctcattttgaatttttttagtttttaattttttgtactcatggatttcttggaaattttatttttaggttttggttttataataaaacatgtattcattttttaattatgttttaatgttttgtttatgtttctatttgtttatatatatatatatatatatagttttgctATTTACAAATCTGGTGTGTCGACACACCACTTGATGTGAGACCCATTCTAATtatgaaatagttaaaacactgaaactttttcatcattttggGACCCACTTTAGTGGTGTGTTAGGTCTATAAAAAAAAGgcttgcaaatagattttttctttgtgttttaaatttttttgtttgcattttttttttttctttagtttttgggttttgaaaaaaaatatttgtatattattttcattacattatatttttcttagcATGTTTGATGCTTGGTCAGCAGTTTGCTGGCAATTTGTTActagatttttttacatatagTTGATAggactatttttgtttttaaaactcaaaaccTAAGGactaaaaaaaaggttttgtcATTTTGAAAACGCAGTGGCTATTTTTAAAGGATGTAAACCCTGGCTATTTattcattttcccttttttaatgAATACCATGTTGTTttatcactttttctttttaacagaAAACATGTACCTATGTCATTTCGCAACTCACTTAGGTAAGTGAGTTGTTAAACCTCAGTACGGAAAACCATTAACCAAACTCTAACCTGCTCCAAAAACCAGATTACATAATCAATTCAGAAGCAAACTATACAAAACCAAATCCTATACAAAACCTTCGTACAAAATTCATTTACATCTTAAGAAAGGACATCAAGATTTCTCTTATGTAAGAAAACCTTTCACCGCTTTTGGAATATACTTGTGAAATCCCTTTAATTCcctttataaaagaaaatccccgttttgccaaaaaaataaacagcAGCCATATTAATCTCTCTATAGACATGATTCACCTGAAAACAACATCCCTTCCTTAAGAGTTACAATATCTTCTCATACATCCATAAACTCCCAATAATCCTTTCCAACACCTAGCCAATCTACTACAATCTTTTAATCAGATTCAAAATCTACATGGCAAACATTCAGGCTCTTACACAACCTCAGTCTATCCCTCACTGCCTACCTATTATATCTCGCTTATTGTATCTCGCCTCTCGCTTGCCCATGCCTTGCCTTGTGTCCTGGCTTAGTGTCCATCTCCCAACAGTTACCCCCCAAATTTCGGCCACGCTATCATGTGCAGGGTTTTAGTTCACCCTAAGAGATGGGCACGCGGTGCCCTTCTGGCTCCTATATCGGTTGGTCTTTGGGCTTTGTCAAATGCATCAGCGTCCTTTGATATTACTGCTCCATTCCACATCCCCTAGCATTCCTGTCTGTTGCGCTTCCCACTCTGCACGTTCCTGATGGTGGTTACAGTGCACTTCCCTTGTGTGGGCCACATGTTTGCATGTTATTGCTCACTCTGTCTTGTTGGTTTTAATGTGCACGTCTCATTGGTTCATGTCAATTGGTCTAATACCCTTTACTGACGGTTTGCGTTCATTACATAGAGCAAAGAATACATCATTGTCGCCGGATTCTATGCATATATCTACCACTAATATGttatacaaggtaagtatttacatcCTAATTGACAGCTATATACAATGTAGCCACGAAGGAAAGTATGACCAAAAATAGTACAAATCTCTCAAATCACATCTCcgtaacatcccccctcaaattgatgttgGTTGAACAAGAAGTatcaatttgtcaaccaagAACTAATGCCGATGCCAAGGAAGAGCTTTAGTGAATATGTCAGCAATTTGAAGTTGGGTGGAAATGTGAGGAAGAGAAATCACATGCTTGTCAAAAGCTTCACGTATGGAATGACAATCAACTTCAATGTGTTTGCTCACGAAAAACAGGATTAGCGGCGATCTGAATGGCATTGgtattatcagcatgaagaggAGTAGAATGAAGTTGAGGAAAACCAAGTTCACCTAATAATCCACGAAGCCACGTGATCTCAGAGCATGCGGAAGACATAGCACGATACTCAGACTCGGTGGAGAACTTGgaaactctgtcttgcttcttactcttccaaaaaatgagtgcattgcctaAGAACATGCACCACCCCATAACTAAGCGCTCATCAcacaaccagcccaatcagcatcactataccCCACCAACTGTAAGAAAGACTCTTTAGGAAAGAAGAACCCGCAAGTAGAGGTGCCCTTCAAATATCGGATAATGCAGCGGATAGCAGTTAAATGAAGATGGCGGGGAGCCTACATATATTGACTAACCTGCTacacaacaaaagaaatgtcaGGGCGGGTAATCGTCAAGTAGTTCAAGCTCTCAACCAGCTGCTAATACAAGGATGGATCATATATAAGCTCGCCTTGCTCTTGACGAAGCTTGAGATTCACCTCCAAAGGAGTAAGAACAGAGTTACCCGATTGGATACCAGCCAAAGAAATCACTTTCTGCGTGTATTTGTGCTGGTGTAACAAGATACCAATCGGAGTAAGTTGCACCTCAAGGCAATAAAATACTGCAggggaccaagatctttcatgtgaaaagaggcCTTGAGATGCTGTTGCAATTGTTGAATTAAATCAACATCAGAGCCAGTAATCACAATGTCATCGACATACACCAGAAGCAAAATGACTTTGAGCAAAATGAAAAGCAAGCGGAGTAGAGCGAAATTTATAAAACCATGCATGCAGAGCCTGTTTGAGTCCATACAAAGATCGTTTGAGCCGACAAACCTCGGATGAAAGAGTAGCAAACATGCCGGGAGGTGGATTCATATAGATTTCTTCCTTCAGGTAACCATGCAGAAAAGCATTCTTCACATTCATCTGCCGGAGAGACCACCCTTGCGAAGCAGCAAGTGCCAAGACAATCCACACAATAGTCATCTTGGCGACGGGCACAAATGTTTTTTCATAATCAATATCATGCTCCTGGCGGTTCCCAAGAGCCACGAGACGAGCCttaaggctccgtttggattgagagataagatgagttgatatggtttgtgaatagtagtgagatttgtgagttgaaatttgtgaacagtagtgagatgagttgatttCCCAATCCAAACCGGCTCTAAATCTGTCCAGTGAACCATCAGACTGAAACTTGACTGAGtacacccatttacaaccaagaGGTTTGACACTAGAGGGACAAGCCAAAATGTCTCAGGTGTGATTGTCTTGAAGAGCCTGGATCTTTTCTTGCATGGCCCACTGCCAACATGCATAGGTGGCTGCCTGAGCATAAGAGTGAGGGATAGAAATAGTGTCGAGAGTTGTAGTAAGCAAGGTATGAGGAAAACCATACCTATGCGGTACATGTGTAACCCGGGTGGAGCGCCGAGGTCTAGGAACCACGGGATCAGATGGCGGAGCAATGTCCATAAGGGGCATTGAAGGTGGAAGACGTCGGTGATACACAACACCTGGCTTAAACCTCTCAATAGAATAAGGCACATCATCAAAAGCAGGTAGAAATAGCAATAGGAGAATCAGAAATAACCTgagactgaaagaaatattgattttcgaaGAAAATCATATTTCGAGAGATCCATAATTTGTTTGCGTATCATTATAACAAACAAATCTTTTCTGAGTAGGATTATAACCCATAAAGGCACACATGACAGACTGGGCAGCAAGCTTGTGACGATCAATTGGTGGCAAATGgacaaaacaaacacacccaaaagtATAAAGGGATTGATACTCAAGAGATATGCCAAATAATCGAAAGTAGGGAGAATCATAAGTTAGAGTGGCAGTAGGCAAACGATTGATCAAATATACAGCAGTAGATAAAGCTTCAACCCAAAACTGAGAAGGCACAGAAGAGTCAATCAACAAAGTGTGAACGACATCTAAAAGATGGTGATTCTTACGCTCAGCGACCCCATTTTGTTAAGGGGTGTAAGGGCAAGAACGCTGGAAAATAATTCCCTTTTGTTGGAGATAAGTCTGAAAGGAATGAGACATGTACTCCCCCCTGgagtcaaattgtaaaattttgaTACAAGTATCAAACTGCGTCTCAACAAGcgcaacaaatttttgaaagacagaAAACATGTCAGCTTTAGAGCAGAGAAAATATATCCAGGTGAATCGACTATAATCATCAAGAAACGTCACAAAATAGCAATACTGACCATGAGAAATAATATGACTCACACTCCAAACATCAGTATGCACAATCTCAAAACATGTAGAAGCACGACTACCATGCGCAGGATAAGTCAGAATTTTACTCTTACCAAGACGACAAGTAGCACAATCAAAAGAAGTCAGAAGAAAAAAACGAATCTTTATTACCCAAAAAACCATGTTTCATAAGATGAGTCAAGACAACAGAATTAGGGTGACCCAATTTCTTATGCCAGGCTTCACTATTATTGGTAGTAGCCGTACAAGCAAGAGAAACAACATTAGGAATTGAAAATTGTAAAGGAAACATATGTCCCTAAATCACCTTCTCCAACACCCGATCCTACAAAAGACAACCACCTCGAGAAAAATGAACATCACAATTATTATCCACCAGTTGTCCAATAGAAATCAAACTGGTAGATAATCCAGGAGAGACAAAAACATTGCAAAATGAAGAACCCAAATTACCAACAACAGTGATAGGAAGAGTATTGTCATCGGCAATCTGAATATGTTGCGTGCCCCCATACTTATGAACATCATGAAGACCCGTCACATTACCAATCATATGATTTAAAGCATCAGAATCAACAATCCAATAAGAAGTGGAGTTGGTACCCGTACCTTGCAGGCCTAAAGCAATAAAAGCATACACAATCATCTGGTGTACCATTACAGGTGTGAGAACATATGAATCAGAGCTCACAGTGGGAGGTGCAGCAGAAGAAGATGACTAGACAGCAGCCTGAAAAGCTTGGGATTGGCGATTATGAGGCCGCATCCGACAGTCCTTAATGATATGTCCTTCTCTCTTGCAGTAATTACAAACTTTCTTAGGACAATTGCAGGCAATGTGACCTAACTCCTTGCAACTGAAACACTGCAACTTGTTCCTCCCTCTTCCTTGTGCTGCATAGGCGGCATTAACAGCCTCAGAAGAGACCTTCTCGGGAATCATACCCATCTAAGTGGATAACTATTGTTCTTCACGCAATAAATCGCTCAAACAAATATCTAAAGAAGGGACCAGATTACGATTCAATAAGTTGGCCCGAACAGGTTCAAATTCAGGGCGAAGCTTCATAAAAAATTGATCGCTTTGACTCAGCATGAATCACTTGAAGAGCTGCTAGTGCCGCTAGGGGGACCTTAGCATGAGCAATTGCAGAATACTCACTCCAGGgattaataaaactataataaaattgttCATTGGTCAAATTACCTTGAATGTAATTGCTAATTTCCAACTCTAATTGGAATTTCCGAGTGCTGTGGTCTTGGTGATAAATACGATGGAGATAGTCCCACATAGCCTGAGCCGTAGTAAAACATCGAAGATTTGTCACAAGATGGTGCTCAATCATCCCTAACAGCCAAGAGACCACCTTGgcatccttgacctcccattGTACAAGTTCCTTTTCATTAGTGGGAACTTTAGCAGAGCCATCAATATGATTCAATAATTCCTTCCCTTTCAGAAACATTTTAAATTGGAATCCTCACGTAGGAAAAttctttccaataaaaaaaacaatagtatTCTCAACAAACATGATGAAAGccacgtaaaaaaaaaaggacagaaGCGTTGAGCACCACACAGAGCCCCGACagccaccaaaaaaaaaatttgaacccACAAGTTTAATCACTACAGAAAATGCCGACTCCCAATCGAAAGCACCAAGAGCAAGAAAAACTTgcgaaaaacagagaaaaaaaggaatttttttccCACCGGCAACTCACAAACTTCTCAAGAATAGCGATGAAAATCGCACATCAGTGATTAAGACCACAGAGAGACGGAAATCAGGAtagggctcttgataccatgtcaattGGTCTCAATACCCTTTTCTGAGGGTTTGCATTCATTACATAGAGCAGAGAATACATCATTGTCGCCGGATTCTATGCATCTATCTACCACCAAtatgctatacaaggtaagtatttacatcCTAATTGACAGCTATATACAATGTAGCCATAAAGGAAAGTATGaccaaaaatagtaaaaatctcCCAAATCACATCTCCTTAACAGTTCAGTCCTCGACAATCACTTTGTATAAAACCtgcctcttctttctttcttcttcatgctAGCACTTCTCCCCTCTACAGGTTTCCTCTGTTGATTCGCTATTCTCTGTACCTCTTGCTATGTTAAAGGCCTCTTGCAAGTAAGCCGATGGTGCAAATCGCCGTCCATCATCCTCACGGCGGTCCCCTATGCGCCGCCCTGCTTCTCCTCAGCTTCAGTATTAGAACCCCAACCATAAAAAGAAGAATATGCCGCAACAAAACAACCTTCAGGATTCCACCTCCACCACATGGACCCGAGTTACAAAAGGAGCTACCCTCAATAATAACTTGCATCCTTCCTGGCCTTGGTCTATCCCACTTAAGAATAGACATTTGAGGAAATAAGAGgttttttacaagaaataagaGGAAATCAAAGTTGCtgaagtgttttcaaattggAAGCACCCAATTTATCCACACAAAACACTTGAGACATCTCATCTCCAAGAAGCCTTTATCCTCCACACCACGCTTTTCCGGTTTTCACGTTTCCCCTCCATACAAGCAGAACATCTTCTTAGCCACAAACACCAACTTATTAATACAGGTAAAAAACCAACAATCAATCCCAACTGAGAGTTCCTTCTTGCTTTAAGCAACCAGAAACTAATTCTTTGAGACCAAGTTTGCTTACTCAGACATCTAACTCCAAAAACTCCAGAAAAATATCTCCTCGCCAAGGGTTTGTGCATCCCCAGGATTAGTCAGAACGAGAACGCTGTTTCCGGACAcctagtgccaataaaaaaaaaaaacttcagaaAAATATCTCCAAACATTAGAGGCTGAAATCCAATACATGATCCAAGGATTTCCATTTCAgaagaaacacaaaaatcacATCTTGACACCAtcagaataaaaaatttctggATATTCACTGCAAAAGGTAAACCattataaaaacattttcataTGAATACAAAAATATTGTTTGGAATCAATTATGCCAAACCATTTCATACCACGTTTTAGAGGACTGAAAAGTTTTGGTCCGGTCCACGATCCAGGGTTTTtacggaccagaccggaccgaatgaaaaaatatatatacactttatatatattatttatataataattatacaattaacaatataaaattttaaatatgttattaatact contains:
- the LOC109001496 gene encoding major facilitator superfamily domain-containing protein 12-like isoform X3; the protein is MMSNVIEDDDSFTKPLGRRTVLYYGVGHMLNDITAACWFTYLLLFLTEIGLSPRDAATVMLSGQIADGFTTIFAGELIDRFGHFKIWHGAGSVLVAISFSSVFGGCIPCKIFATSSSTLRTVGYSVFAAIFNVGWAASQVSHMSMVNCITLSSTGRVVLTSCRNAFTMVANLTLYAIALIVFAVTKAETNADIENQYRWIAYFSIFFGCCFVGIFLLGTKEPRSKVGVQGNSHARIAWAYWFKRALYYEVALVYVLTRLVTNISQAYLAFYVINDLRMAQSAKALVPAIIYICSFIISMILQEIVWTGQRLKAYYSAGGILWIFCGAAILLLPRSMSAFMYFISIFIGIANALMTVTGVSMQSVLIGENLGGCAFVCGSLSFLDKISCGLALYVLQSLQRKSCHVPFL
- the LOC109001496 gene encoding major facilitator superfamily domain-containing protein 12-like isoform X2; amino-acid sequence: MMSNVIEDDDSFTKPLGRRTVLYYGVGHMLNDITAACWFTYLLLFLTEIGLSPRDAATVMLSGQIADGFTTIFAGELIDRFGHFKIWHGAGSVLVAISFSSVFGGCIPCKIFATSSSTLRTVGYSVFAAIFNVGWAASQVSHMSMVNCITLSSTGRVVLTSCRNAFTMVANLTLYAIALIVFAVTKAETNADIENQYRWIAYFSIFFGCCFVGIFLLGTKEPRSKVGVQGNSHARIAWAYWFKRALYYEVALVYVLTRLVTNISQAYLAFYVINDLRMAQSAKALVPAIIYICSFIISMILQEIVWTGQRLKAYYSAGGILWIFCGAAILLLPRSMSAFMYFISIFIGIANALMTVTGVSMQSVLIGENLGGCAFVCGSLSFLDKISCGLALYVLQSLQSSSPELQLTKSVHVYISVTRFGLGLIPPFCALVGVAVTYTMKLHTPFSKPIMEPLLE
- the LOC109001496 gene encoding major facilitator superfamily domain-containing protein 12-like isoform X1 produces the protein MMSNVIEDDDSFTKPLGRRTVLYYGVGHMLNDITAACWFTYLLLFLTEIGLSPRDAATVMLSGQIADGFTTIFAGELIDRFGHFKIWHGAGSVLVAISFSSVFGGCIPCKIFATSSSTLRTVGYSVFAAIFNVGWAASQVSHMSMVNCITLSSTGRVVLTSCRNAFTMVANLTLYAIALIVFAVTKAETNADIENQYRWIAYFSIFFGCCFVGIFLLGTKEPRSKVGVQGNSHARIAWAYWFKRALYYEVALVYVLTRLVTNISQAYLAFYVINDLRMAQSAKALVPAIIYICSFIISMILQEIVWTGQRLKAYYSAGGILWIFCGAAILLLPRSMSAFMYFISIFIGIANALMTVTGVSMQSVLIGENLGGCAFVCGSLSFLDKISCGLALYVLQSLQNAGSSPELQLTKSVHVYISVTRFGLGLIPPFCALVGVAVTYTMKLHTPFSKPIMEPLLE